The proteins below come from a single Brachyspira hampsonii genomic window:
- a CDS encoding RNA 2'-phosphotransferase, with product MKNDKLTKEEIKISKFVSLVLRHKPENIGLTLSKDGWANAYQLIEKIKATGRNIKEILERVVLYNDKKRFSFNEDHTLIRANQGHSINVDLEFEEREPPEILFHGTSVDNIDSIKLEGIKKMGRLYVHLSIIEETAKKVGERHGKPAIIKIDSNQMYENGIKFYLSENKVWLCDYVDPKYIVDIIK from the coding sequence ATGAAAAATGATAAATTAACCAAAGAAGAAATTAAAATAAGTAAATTTGTTAGTTTGGTATTAAGGCATAAACCTGAAAATATAGGACTCACATTATCAAAAGATGGTTGGGCTAATGCTTATCAATTAATAGAAAAAATAAAAGCTACAGGAAGAAATATAAAAGAAATACTTGAAAGAGTAGTATTATACAATGATAAAAAAAGATTCAGTTTTAATGAAGATCATACTTTAATAAGGGCAAATCAGGGACATAGTATAAATGTAGATTTAGAATTTGAAGAAAGAGAACCGCCAGAAATATTGTTTCATGGGACTTCTGTTGATAATATAGACAGTATAAAACTTGAAGGTATAAAGAAAATGGGCAGACTTTATGTGCATTTATCTATTATTGAAGAAACTGCTAAAAAAGTAGGTGAGCGTCATGGAAAGCCTGCGATAATAAAAATTGATTCTAATCAAATGTATGAAAATGGTATTAAATTTTATTTGTCTGAAAATAAAGTGTGGTTATGCGATTATGTTGATCCTAAATATATTGTTGATATAATTAAATAA
- a CDS encoding peptide ABC transporter substrate-binding protein has translation MKRYVFIIVLLINIFLLSCSSSKLSSDGIVVSVGGMPSSLDPAFAKGINTAVYITHTFETLTQRDEDGTIIPALAESWEAMSNNTVYIFHLRKNAKWSDGKDLTANDFVYSLRRLIDPKVASPFSLGFDIIKNAQSIMKGEKSLEELGVYALDDYTLKIELDIPLPYFEEAMASDIASPVRSDIIETYGEDWALTKDHYIGNGPYIMTEYDEAVKIVMEKNPYYWDKDNVKAEKITFEFLEDVNTAVAAIYGDSIMFYPEAPENERASLIEQGIGREADITSIAYYMVNLKRKPFTNPLVRKALALGIDRNYIVNNVLGGGRVAADGFVPINVKIGTNDFREHAPEYISLKESDYQKNIEEAKKLLTDAGYSDIKKFPIIELITTTNPSSLFVAEAIQNMYKNNLGIDLKLRYEEPTSYLQSIKDGSFQMIKAGTSVAYNQAAGYLRLFQLDGLGNDGGYTNAVYDYLVDIAMTNANEDIRIKAAYDAERILIEEDMAIIPIYYDKATIMQSKKLHGVKYDIFSIYDFRNAYIE, from the coding sequence ATGAAGAGATATGTTTTTATAATAGTTCTATTGATAAATATATTTTTATTATCATGTTCTAGTAGTAAATTATCTAGTGATGGTATAGTTGTATCAGTTGGAGGAATGCCTAGCAGTTTGGACCCAGCATTTGCTAAGGGTATAAATACAGCTGTTTACATAACACATACTTTTGAAACATTAACTCAAAGAGATGAAGACGGTACAATAATTCCTGCACTCGCTGAAAGCTGGGAGGCTATGAGTAACAATACGGTTTATATATTTCATTTAAGAAAAAATGCTAAATGGTCAGACGGAAAAGATTTAACGGCTAATGATTTTGTATATAGTTTAAGAAGATTGATAGACCCAAAAGTAGCTTCTCCTTTTTCTTTGGGCTTTGATATAATAAAGAATGCTCAGAGTATAATGAAAGGAGAAAAGAGTTTAGAAGAACTTGGAGTTTATGCTTTAGATGATTATACATTAAAAATTGAGCTTGATATACCGCTTCCTTATTTTGAGGAGGCTATGGCTAGCGATATTGCCTCACCTGTGAGAAGTGATATTATAGAAACTTACGGAGAGGATTGGGCTTTAACTAAAGATCATTACATTGGAAACGGACCTTATATAATGACAGAATATGATGAGGCTGTAAAAATAGTAATGGAGAAAAATCCTTATTATTGGGATAAAGATAATGTAAAGGCTGAAAAAATAACTTTTGAGTTTTTAGAAGATGTGAACACTGCAGTTGCGGCAATTTACGGAGACAGTATAATGTTTTATCCTGAAGCACCTGAGAATGAGAGGGCTTCTTTAATAGAGCAGGGTATAGGAAGAGAAGCAGATATAACATCTATTGCATACTATATGGTAAACTTGAAAAGAAAGCCGTTTACTAATCCTTTGGTTAGAAAGGCATTAGCACTTGGAATAGACAGAAATTATATAGTAAATAATGTTTTAGGCGGAGGGAGAGTTGCTGCTGATGGATTTGTTCCTATCAATGTAAAAATAGGTACTAATGATTTCAGAGAGCATGCTCCAGAATATATTTCTCTAAAAGAAAGCGATTATCAGAAAAATATTGAAGAGGCTAAAAAACTTCTTACAGATGCAGGATATAGTGATATAAAAAAATTCCCTATTATAGAATTAATCACAACTACTAATCCTTCATCTTTATTTGTTGCAGAAGCTATTCAAAACATGTATAAAAATAATTTAGGTATAGATTTAAAATTAAGATATGAAGAGCCTACATCATATTTGCAGTCAATAAAAGATGGAAGTTTCCAGATGATTAAGGCAGGAACTAGTGTTGCTTATAATCAGGCAGCTGGTTATTTAAGACTTTTTCAGCTTGACGGACTTGGTAATGACGGCGGATATACGAATGCAGTTTATGATTATTTAGTTGATATTGCTATGACAAATGCTAATGAAGATATAAGAATAAAAGCTGCTTATGATGCAGAGCGTATACTTATAGAAGAGGATATGGCTATAATACCTATATATTATGATAAGGCTACTATTATGCAGAGCAAAAAACTTCATGGTGTAAAATATGATATTTTTTCTATATATGATTTTAGGAATGCTTATATAGAGTAA
- a CDS encoding phosphoenolpyruvate carboxykinase (GTP) — protein sequence MKVEDLKHEKLKAWIKETADMCQPKDIYVCDGSKEEYDNCMNGLVELGLAKPLTKRPHSHSFRSDPSDVARVEDRTFISYPDKEDAGPTNHWMAPDELKGTMKELYKGCMKNRTMYVIPFSMGPVGSPIAKIGVEITDSPYVVCNMHIMTRVGTKVLEVLGSDGEFIPCLHSVGAPLADGQKDTKWPCAPIEKKYISHFPDENLIWSYGSGYGGNALLGKKCFALRIASAMARREGWMAEHMLILRLTNPEGKRFHIAAAFPSACGKTNLAMLQPTIPGWKCETVGDDIAWMKINPEDGRLYAINPEAGFFGVAPGTSYDSNPMAMESIKENTIFTNCVETDDGDVWWEGMGPAPKHGIDWKGNDWTPESGEKGAHPNARFTAPARQCPVICKDWEDPKGVPIDIFIFGGRRASVMPLVHESYNWDHGVFMGASQASETTAANIGSVGALRFDPFAMLPFAGYNMGDYMNHWLEMGDKLGNKAPKIFYVNWFRKDADGKWLWPGFGDNSRVLKWMCERVEGKIDAIDTPIGKMPKEGDLDLKGLDVPEADFKELMRVDVEAWKDQANQIEAHFNKFGNRLPARLKKQLEELRARLSK from the coding sequence ATGAAGGTTGAAGATTTAAAACATGAGAAGCTAAAAGCTTGGATTAAAGAAACAGCAGATATGTGTCAGCCAAAAGATATATATGTATGTGATGGAAGTAAAGAAGAATATGATAATTGTATGAATGGCTTAGTAGAATTAGGTTTAGCAAAACCTTTAACTAAAAGACCTCACAGTCACTCTTTCAGAAGCGATCCTTCTGATGTAGCACGCGTTGAAGATAGAACTTTTATCAGTTATCCAGATAAAGAAGATGCAGGTCCTACTAATCACTGGATGGCTCCAGATGAATTAAAAGGCACTATGAAAGAATTATACAAAGGCTGCATGAAAAACAGAACTATGTATGTAATTCCTTTCTCTATGGGTCCTGTAGGTTCTCCTATTGCTAAAATAGGTGTAGAAATTACTGACAGCCCTTATGTTGTTTGTAACATGCATATAATGACTAGAGTAGGTACTAAAGTATTAGAAGTATTGGGCTCTGACGGAGAGTTTATACCTTGCTTACACTCTGTAGGTGCTCCTCTTGCTGACGGTCAAAAAGATACTAAATGGCCTTGTGCTCCAATAGAGAAAAAATATATTTCTCACTTCCCAGATGAAAACTTAATCTGGTCTTATGGTTCTGGTTACGGCGGAAACGCTTTGCTTGGTAAAAAATGTTTCGCTCTTCGTATTGCTTCTGCTATGGCTAGAAGAGAAGGCTGGATGGCAGAACACATGCTTATCTTGCGTTTAACTAATCCAGAAGGCAAAAGATTCCATATCGCTGCTGCATTCCCAAGTGCTTGCGGTAAAACTAACCTTGCAATGTTGCAGCCTACAATCCCAGGTTGGAAATGTGAAACTGTAGGTGATGATATTGCTTGGATGAAAATTAATCCGGAAGACGGCAGACTTTACGCTATCAATCCAGAAGCTGGTTTCTTCGGAGTAGCTCCTGGTACTTCTTATGATTCTAACCCTATGGCTATGGAATCTATCAAAGAAAATACAATATTTACTAACTGTGTAGAAACAGATGACGGCGATGTATGGTGGGAAGGTATGGGACCTGCTCCTAAACATGGTATAGATTGGAAAGGTAATGATTGGACTCCAGAAAGCGGAGAAAAAGGTGCTCACCCTAATGCTAGATTTACTGCTCCTGCTAGACAATGTCCTGTTATTTGTAAAGATTGGGAAGATCCTAAAGGTGTACCTATAGATATATTTATCTTCGGCGGAAGAAGAGCTTCTGTTATGCCTTTAGTACATGAATCTTATAACTGGGATCATGGTGTATTTATGGGTGCTAGTCAGGCTAGTGAAACTACTGCAGCTAATATTGGTTCAGTTGGTGCTTTAAGATTCGATCCGTTTGCTATGCTTCCATTTGCTGGATATAACATGGGTGATTATATGAATCACTGGCTTGAAATGGGAGATAAATTAGGTAATAAAGCTCCTAAAATCTTCTATGTAAACTGGTTTAGAAAAGATGCTGACGGAAAATGGTTATGGCCTGGATTTGGTGATAACTCAAGAGTATTAAAATGGATGTGTGAAAGAGTTGAAGGCAAAATTGATGCTATTGACACTCCTATTGGTAAAATGCCTAAAGAAGGCGATTTAGATCTTAAAGGTTTAGATGTACCTGAAGCTGATTTCAAAGAACTTATGAGAGTAGATGTTGAAGCTTGGAAAGATCAGGCTAATCAAATAGAAGCTCATTTCAATAAATTCGGAAATAGACTTCCAGCTAGACTTAAAAAACAATTAGAAGAATTAAGAGCTAGATTAAGCAAATAA